A region of Massilia sp. WG5 DNA encodes the following proteins:
- a CDS encoding MDR family MFS transporter — MTQTPHAIAPAPVSEKEIRAVYFALMAVLGLGALDQSIVATALPRIVGDLGGMAHLSWVVTAYVLASTATMPLYGKMADQYGRRPMIFTALATFLIGSVLCGLAGSMTQLIVFRAIQGMGAGGFMPLAQIIISDLVAPKDRARRQGSIAIVFAITSVLGPVLGGVMTDLLSWHWIFFINLPVGAFACWSIARSLRKPAATHAHRIDYLGSVLLTASIVSLLLILALGGTEWPWDAPEIKVCALLTVVLGSWLVMHLRRAPEPVLPPDLFGNRVFNLASVVMALSFVGLMGSSVFFPLFFQLVMGSSPANSGMLTVPMMAGMIIASSLVGRLVARANKYKEGQVAGLAVAVAAFAALTWAMESGRGYLFIEPPIFFLGAGLGLVMPNMTIVVQSALPAARRGVGTAMLTFFRSLGGLLGVTGSGAILAHQLQAHGIKAAASAGAGVVLDPAMREVYRHAIANIFGAGTVIVLAGLVILLFMPHVQVEGAAKPQPAQAE, encoded by the coding sequence ATGACCCAGACTCCGCACGCCATCGCGCCCGCACCGGTCTCCGAGAAGGAGATCCGCGCCGTTTACTTCGCCCTCATGGCCGTGCTCGGCCTGGGCGCCCTCGACCAGAGCATCGTCGCCACCGCGCTGCCGCGCATCGTCGGCGACCTCGGCGGCATGGCCCATTTATCCTGGGTGGTGACCGCCTACGTGCTGGCCTCGACCGCCACCATGCCCCTGTACGGCAAGATGGCCGACCAGTACGGCCGCCGGCCGATGATCTTCACCGCGCTCGCCACCTTCCTGATCGGCTCGGTGCTGTGCGGCCTGGCCGGCAGCATGACCCAGCTGATCGTGTTCCGCGCGATCCAGGGCATGGGCGCCGGCGGCTTCATGCCGCTGGCCCAGATCATCATCAGCGACCTGGTGGCGCCCAAGGACCGCGCCAGGCGCCAGGGGTCGATCGCGATCGTGTTCGCCATTACCAGCGTGCTCGGGCCGGTGCTGGGCGGCGTGATGACCGACCTGCTGTCCTGGCACTGGATCTTCTTCATCAACCTGCCGGTCGGCGCCTTCGCCTGCTGGTCGATCGCGCGCTCGCTGCGCAAGCCGGCCGCCACGCATGCGCACCGCATCGACTACCTGGGCTCGGTCCTGCTCACCGCCAGCATCGTCTCGCTGCTGCTGATCCTGGCGCTGGGCGGCACCGAATGGCCGTGGGACGCGCCCGAGATCAAGGTCTGCGCGCTGCTGACCGTGGTGCTGGGGAGCTGGCTGGTCATGCACCTGCGCCGCGCCCCCGAGCCGGTGCTGCCGCCCGACCTGTTCGGCAACCGGGTCTTCAACCTGGCCAGCGTGGTGATGGCGCTGAGCTTCGTCGGCCTGATGGGATCGAGCGTGTTCTTCCCGCTGTTCTTCCAGCTCGTGATGGGCAGCAGCCCGGCCAATTCCGGCATGCTGACGGTGCCGATGATGGCCGGGATGATCATCGCCTCGAGCCTGGTCGGCCGGCTTGTGGCGCGCGCCAACAAGTACAAGGAAGGGCAGGTGGCGGGCCTGGCGGTGGCGGTGGCCGCCTTCGCCGCGCTGACCTGGGCCATGGAAAGCGGCCGCGGCTACCTGTTCATCGAGCCGCCGATCTTCTTCCTCGGCGCCGGCCTGGGCCTGGTGATGCCGAACATGACCATCGTCGTGCAGAGCGCGCTGCCGGCCGCGCGGCGCGGCGTCGGCACGGCGATGCTGACCTTCTTCCGTTCGCTCGGCGGCCTGCTCGGCGTGACCGGGTCCGGCGCGATCCTGGCGCACCAGCTGCAGGCCCATGGCATCAAGGCCGCGGCCAGCGCCGGCGCCGGCGTGGTCCTCGACCCGGCCATGCGCGAGGTCTACCGGCATGCCATCGCCAACATCTTCGGCGCCGGCACCGTGATCGTGCTGGCCGGGCTGGTGATCCTGCTGTTCATGCCGCATGTGCAGGTGGAGGGGGCGGCAAAGCCGCAGCCGGCGCAGGCGGAGTAG
- a CDS encoding MFS transporter yields the protein MDMRVTADQVEASDRPAAWGAVFAMALGAFVLVASEFMPVSLLTPVAADLHISEGQAGQAISVSGAFALVTSLFIAPLAGRLDRKLLLLALTLMMMVSGTVAAFAPDYTVFMIGRAFIGVAIGGFWSMSAATAMRLVPDHQVPRALAIVNGGNALATVVAAPLGSFLGSVVGWRGAFFAVVPVAAIAFGWKLASLPKMQAQGGAGVGDAFRLLRRPEVALGMAGVALFFMGQFALFTYLRPFLETVTKLGVSGLSGMLLVVGVAGFVGTTLIGGFLEKGLYRTLILIPLLMAAIGVALMAFGSSVTTTAVLLGIWGLVGTAAPVGWWTWLARTLPQDAEAGGGLIVAVVQLAIASGATLGGILFDASGYRASFSMSATVLVIGAGLAWLASRQASRRPRSRSRAD from the coding sequence ATGGACATGCGCGTCACAGCCGACCAGGTTGAAGCGAGCGACAGGCCGGCGGCGTGGGGCGCAGTGTTCGCGATGGCGCTCGGCGCCTTCGTGCTGGTCGCCTCCGAGTTCATGCCGGTCAGCCTGCTCACGCCCGTGGCGGCCGACCTGCACATCAGCGAAGGGCAGGCCGGGCAGGCGATTTCCGTGTCCGGCGCGTTTGCGCTGGTGACCAGCCTGTTCATCGCGCCGCTGGCCGGACGGCTGGACCGCAAGCTGCTGCTGCTGGCGCTGACCCTGATGATGATGGTGTCGGGGACCGTCGCCGCCTTCGCACCCGACTACACGGTCTTCATGATCGGCCGCGCCTTCATCGGCGTGGCGATCGGCGGCTTCTGGTCGATGTCGGCGGCGACGGCGATGCGCCTGGTGCCGGACCACCAGGTGCCGCGCGCGCTGGCGATCGTCAATGGCGGCAACGCCCTGGCGACGGTGGTGGCGGCCCCGCTGGGCAGCTTCCTGGGCAGCGTGGTCGGCTGGCGCGGCGCCTTCTTCGCCGTGGTGCCGGTCGCCGCGATCGCCTTCGGCTGGAAGCTCGCCAGCCTGCCGAAGATGCAGGCGCAGGGCGGGGCAGGGGTTGGCGACGCCTTCCGCCTGCTGCGGCGTCCGGAGGTGGCGCTGGGGATGGCGGGCGTGGCCCTGTTCTTCATGGGGCAGTTCGCCTTGTTCACCTACCTGCGCCCCTTCCTCGAAACGGTGACGAAGCTCGGCGTATCGGGGCTGTCGGGCATGCTGCTGGTCGTCGGCGTGGCCGGTTTCGTCGGCACCACGCTGATCGGCGGCTTCCTGGAGAAGGGCCTGTACCGGACCCTGATCCTCATTCCGCTCCTCATGGCGGCGATCGGCGTGGCGCTGATGGCCTTCGGTTCTTCGGTGACGACGACCGCTGTCCTGCTGGGCATCTGGGGCCTGGTCGGGACCGCGGCGCCGGTCGGCTGGTGGACCTGGCTGGCGCGCACCCTGCCGCAGGATGCGGAGGCGGGCGGCGGCCTGATCGTGGCCGTGGTGCAGCTGGCGATCGCCTCCGGCGCGACGCTCGGCGGCATCCTGTTCGACGCCAGCGGCTACCGCGCCAGTTTCAGCATGAGCGCGACAGTGCTGGTCATCGGCGCGGGCCTGGCATGGCTGGCATCTCGTCAAGCGTCACGTCGGCCACGATCCCGTTCTCGAGCTGATTGA
- a CDS encoding MarR family winged helix-turn-helix transcriptional regulator — protein sequence MTRASDPSGRSVQLAEDLRDAIKLLVREIRRDTERQTSGLSLMQAMLLGAVGHQPGIGVAELARMKQVRTPTMSAQVKALEEAGLLARGAPDPEDRRRTGLQLTEAGQAINDQLHAQRLDWLAQRVARLDAAQLDALAAAIEPLKSIARP from the coding sequence ATGACACGAGCTTCCGATCCTTCCGGCCGCAGCGTCCAGCTCGCGGAAGACCTGCGCGACGCCATCAAGCTGCTGGTGCGCGAAATCCGCCGCGACACCGAACGCCAGACCTCCGGCCTGTCGCTGATGCAGGCCATGCTGCTGGGCGCCGTCGGCCACCAGCCGGGCATCGGCGTGGCCGAGCTGGCGCGCATGAAGCAGGTGCGCACCCCGACCATGAGCGCCCAGGTCAAGGCGCTCGAAGAGGCCGGCCTGCTGGCGCGCGGCGCGCCCGATCCCGAGGACCGGCGCCGCACCGGCCTGCAGCTCACCGAGGCCGGCCAGGCCATCAACGACCAACTGCACGCGCAACGCCTGGACTGGCTGGCCCAGCGCGTCGCCCGTCTCGACGCCGCCCAGCTCGACGCGCTGGCGGCCGCCATCGAACCCCTCAAATCCATCGCACGCCCATGA
- a CDS encoding glucokinase, whose amino-acid sequence MNTESDTEQKQPRAAYSDGPRLLADIGATHARFALESAPGVLRNVAVLLCDDYTGIVPLLNAYLAQARAQLGEVRISHAAFALANPISGDFIRMTNRDWQFSTDEVRRALGLTTLLIVNDFTALAMALPGFKPDELLQIGGGTPQPHAVAGVLGPGTGLGVSGVIPTVDGFVTLGSEGGHVNFAPADEREFAILQYAWREWQHVSNERLISGPGMEIIYRALAQRNGVQAPPRNAADIVSSALEQQDPLCLEVLECFAGMLGGAAANLAVTLGAFGGIFIGGGIVPRVAQWFATSPFRARFEAKGRFSSYLAQIPTYVIMTPNPALYGVASILSEHLRGRTGANTLMERVQHLQHELSPAEQRVATLVLEHPRKVLSEPIAEIAKLADVSQPTVIRFCRSLGFSGLADFKLKFAGSLTGTIPVRHSQVRMSDSTHDLSAKVIDNTVSAILKFRDQLDVNSIDRAIEILRRAKRVEFYAMGNSRVVALDGQHKFFRFRIPTSSYGDSHLFSLAAELLGPGDVVIAISTTGQLPELLSAVDTARAAGADVIAITSSKSALARKASICLAVDHSEDSTTFLSMISRILQLLLIDIMAVGISLGQENGDHGEGDSERRRLLISHLDI is encoded by the coding sequence ATGAATACCGAGTCCGACACCGAACAGAAGCAACCTCGCGCCGCCTACTCCGACGGCCCCCGCCTGCTGGCCGACATCGGCGCGACCCATGCGCGGTTTGCGCTGGAGAGCGCGCCGGGCGTGCTGCGCAATGTCGCCGTGCTGCTGTGTGACGACTATACCGGCATCGTCCCGCTGCTGAACGCCTATCTGGCGCAGGCCAGGGCGCAGCTGGGCGAAGTGCGGATCAGCCACGCCGCCTTCGCGCTGGCGAATCCGATCAGCGGCGATTTCATCCGCATGACCAACCGCGACTGGCAGTTCTCGACCGACGAGGTGCGGCGCGCACTCGGCCTGACCACGCTGCTGATCGTGAACGACTTCACCGCGCTGGCGATGGCGCTGCCGGGCTTCAAGCCGGACGAGCTGCTGCAGATCGGCGGCGGCACCCCGCAGCCGCACGCGGTGGCCGGCGTGCTGGGACCGGGCACGGGCCTGGGCGTGTCCGGCGTGATTCCGACCGTCGATGGCTTCGTCACCCTCGGCAGCGAGGGCGGCCACGTCAACTTCGCGCCGGCCGACGAGCGCGAGTTCGCGATCCTGCAGTACGCCTGGCGCGAGTGGCAGCACGTGTCGAACGAACGCCTGATCTCCGGCCCCGGCATGGAGATCATCTACCGCGCGCTGGCCCAGCGCAACGGCGTGCAGGCTCCACCTCGCAACGCCGCCGACATCGTCAGCTCCGCCCTCGAGCAGCAGGACCCGCTGTGCCTGGAAGTGCTGGAATGCTTCGCCGGCATGCTGGGCGGGGCGGCCGCCAACCTGGCCGTGACCCTCGGCGCCTTCGGCGGCATCTTCATCGGCGGCGGCATCGTGCCGCGCGTGGCGCAGTGGTTCGCCACCTCGCCGTTCCGCGCCCGCTTCGAAGCCAAGGGCCGCTTCTCGAGCTACCTGGCGCAGATCCCGACCTACGTGATCATGACGCCGAACCCGGCGCTGTACGGCGTGGCCAGCATCCTCTCGGAGCACCTGCGCGGCCGCACCGGCGCCAACACGCTGATGGAGCGCGTGCAGCACCTGCAGCATGAACTCTCGCCGGCCGAGCAGCGCGTCGCGACCCTGGTGCTGGAGCATCCGCGCAAGGTGCTGTCCGAGCCGATCGCCGAGATCGCGAAGCTGGCCGACGTCAGCCAGCCGACCGTGATCCGCTTCTGCCGCTCGCTGGGCTTTTCCGGCCTGGCCGACTTCAAGCTCAAGTTCGCGGGCAGCCTGACCGGCACCATCCCGGTGCGCCACAGCCAGGTGCGGATGAGCGACAGCACGCACGACCTGTCGGCCAAAGTCATCGACAACACGGTGTCGGCGATCCTGAAGTTCCGCGACCAGCTCGACGTGAACTCGATCGACCGCGCCATCGAGATCCTGCGCCGCGCCAAGCGCGTCGAGTTCTACGCGATGGGCAACTCGCGCGTGGTGGCGCTGGACGGCCAGCACAAGTTCTTCCGCTTCCGCATCCCGACCTCGTCCTACGGCGATTCGCACCTCTTCAGCCTGGCGGCCGAGCTGCTGGGGCCGGGCGACGTGGTGATCGCGATCTCGACCACCGGCCAGCTGCCGGAACTGCTGTCGGCCGTCGACACCGCGCGCGCGGCGGGCGCCGACGTCATCGCCATCACCAGCAGCAAGTCGGCGCTGGCGCGCAAGGCCAGCATCTGCCTGGCGGTCGACCACAGCGAAGACTCGACCACCTTCCTGTCGATGATCTCGCGCATCCTGCAGCTTCTCCTCATCGACATCATGGCGGTCGGCATCTCACTGGGCCAGGAGAACGGCGACCACGGCGAAGGGGATAGCGAACGGCGTCGCCTGCTGATTTCACACCTCGATATCTGA
- a CDS encoding FAD-binding oxidoreductase: protein MKRREVLKASLGAALLAGGVPEPARAKTVLSRVRPGGAGWPSAAEWDGLRRATSGRLMPLAPPFAGCAADAAACAAMREQLKNPYFVGDNPALTQTSGWQDAWLSQPSAYAVAARETADIVAAVNFARTHKLRLVVKGGGHSYKGGSNAPDSLLVWPRAMNEVTVIDAFVPQGGKGSEAVPAVSVGAGAMWIDAYTAVTTKAGRYVQGGGCTTVGVPGLVQGGGFGSFSKRYGTAAASLLEAEIVTADGQARIANAYTNPDLFWAIKGGGGGSFGVVTRMTLRTHELPEFFGGVFGEITADSDAAFKALVARFVAFYHERLFNPHWGETVSLREGRQLHLSMVFQGLSGAEAKALWAPFLDWVRASEDYNFKEPTIMAVPARRFWDGDFWSKTAPGIMARDEREGAPAHHVVWQGDRGQVGWYIHGYESTWLPASLLDEGAQARLVDSLCAASQQWWVELHFNKGIAGAPAQALAATRATSSHPGVVDAFALAIIAGGGDAAYPGMPGAKVDDKEAQRRAAKIRRAMDLLRKAAPDAGAYVSESDFFQQRWQDAYWGPNYPKLLKIKQRYDPDGLFTVRHGVGSEDWSVDGFARKG from the coding sequence ATGAAACGACGCGAGGTATTGAAGGCTTCCCTGGGCGCAGCGCTGCTGGCGGGCGGCGTGCCCGAACCGGCGCGGGCGAAGACGGTTCTTTCGCGGGTGCGCCCCGGCGGCGCCGGCTGGCCCAGCGCCGCCGAGTGGGACGGGCTGCGGCGCGCGACCTCGGGACGGCTGATGCCGCTGGCGCCGCCGTTCGCCGGCTGCGCCGCGGATGCCGCCGCCTGCGCCGCCATGCGCGAGCAGCTGAAGAACCCGTACTTCGTCGGCGACAATCCCGCGCTGACCCAGACCAGCGGCTGGCAGGATGCCTGGCTGTCGCAGCCGAGCGCCTATGCGGTGGCGGCGCGCGAGACGGCCGACATCGTCGCCGCCGTCAACTTCGCCCGCACCCACAAGCTGCGCCTGGTCGTGAAGGGCGGCGGTCACAGCTACAAGGGCGGGTCGAACGCGCCGGACTCGCTGCTGGTGTGGCCGCGCGCCATGAACGAGGTCACCGTCATCGACGCCTTCGTACCCCAGGGCGGCAAGGGAAGCGAGGCCGTGCCCGCGGTGAGCGTCGGCGCCGGCGCGATGTGGATCGATGCCTACACGGCCGTGACCACGAAGGCCGGCCGCTACGTGCAGGGCGGCGGCTGCACCACGGTCGGCGTGCCGGGACTGGTGCAGGGCGGCGGCTTCGGCAGCTTCTCGAAGCGCTACGGCACCGCCGCCGCCAGCCTGCTCGAGGCGGAGATCGTCACCGCGGATGGCCAGGCCCGGATCGCCAACGCGTACACGAATCCGGACCTGTTCTGGGCCATCAAGGGCGGCGGGGGAGGGTCGTTCGGCGTCGTCACGCGCATGACGCTGCGCACCCACGAGCTGCCGGAATTCTTCGGCGGCGTGTTCGGCGAGATCACGGCGGACTCCGATGCGGCGTTCAAGGCCCTGGTCGCGCGCTTCGTCGCCTTCTACCATGAACGCCTGTTCAATCCGCATTGGGGCGAAACCGTGTCGCTGCGCGAGGGCAGGCAGCTGCACCTGTCGATGGTGTTCCAGGGCTTGAGCGGCGCCGAGGCGAAGGCGCTGTGGGCGCCCTTCCTGGACTGGGTGCGCGCCAGCGAAGACTACAACTTCAAGGAACCGACCATCATGGCGGTGCCGGCGCGGCGCTTCTGGGATGGGGATTTCTGGAGCAAGACGGCGCCCGGCATCATGGCGCGCGACGAGCGCGAGGGTGCGCCGGCGCACCACGTCGTGTGGCAGGGCGACCGCGGCCAGGTCGGCTGGTACATCCACGGCTACGAATCGACCTGGCTGCCGGCCAGCCTGCTGGACGAGGGCGCGCAGGCCCGGCTGGTGGACAGCCTGTGCGCGGCGTCGCAGCAATGGTGGGTCGAACTGCACTTCAACAAGGGGATCGCCGGTGCACCGGCGCAGGCGCTGGCCGCGACCCGCGCTACCTCGAGCCATCCGGGCGTGGTCGACGCCTTCGCCCTGGCCATCATCGCCGGCGGCGGCGACGCCGCCTATCCCGGCATGCCGGGCGCGAAGGTCGACGACAAGGAAGCGCAGCGCCGCGCCGCCAAGATCCGCCGCGCGATGGACCTGCTGCGCAAGGCGGCGCCGGACGCCGGCGCCTACGTTTCGGAAAGCGACTTCTTCCAGCAGCGCTGGCAGGATGCCTATTGGGGACCCAACTATCCGAAGCTGCTGAAGATAAAGCAGCGCTACGATCCGGACGGGCTGTTCACCGTCCGGCATGGGGTCGGGAGCGAGGACTGGAGCGTGGACGGGTTTGCGCGCAAGGGCTGA
- a CDS encoding NAD(P)-dependent alcohol dehydrogenase, translating to MTVKAYGAYAGDQPLESMDITRRAPGPHDVQIDIAFCGVCHSDLHTVRGEWAGTLYPCVPGHEIVGRVSSVGAHVHNYKVGDLVGVGCMVDSCQHCADCEEGLENYCDGMVGTYNGPTRDAPGHTLGGYSQQIVVHERYVLRVNHAEDQLAAVAPLLCAGITTYSPLRHWKAGPGKTVGIVGIGGLGHMGIKLARAMGAHVVAFTTSESKRQNAEALGAHEVVVSKDPAAMAARAKTLDLIVNTVAAPHDLDAYLTLLKRDGTMVLVGAPATPHPSPQVFNLIMKRRALAGSMIGGIPETQEMLDFCAEHGIVADIEMIRADEINAAYERMLKGDVKYRFVIDSATLAA from the coding sequence GCCTACGCCGGCGACCAGCCGCTGGAATCGATGGACATCACCCGCCGCGCGCCGGGTCCGCACGACGTCCAGATCGACATCGCCTTTTGCGGCGTCTGCCACTCCGACCTGCATACCGTGCGCGGCGAATGGGCCGGCACCCTGTATCCCTGCGTGCCGGGCCACGAGATCGTCGGCCGCGTGTCGAGCGTCGGCGCGCATGTGCACAACTACAAGGTCGGCGACCTGGTCGGCGTCGGCTGCATGGTCGACAGCTGCCAGCACTGCGCCGATTGCGAAGAAGGCCTGGAAAACTACTGCGACGGCATGGTCGGCACCTACAACGGTCCGACCCGGGACGCGCCGGGCCACACGCTGGGCGGCTACTCGCAGCAGATCGTCGTGCACGAGCGCTACGTGCTGCGCGTGAACCACGCCGAAGACCAGCTGGCCGCGGTGGCGCCGCTGCTGTGCGCCGGCATCACCACCTATTCCCCGCTGCGCCACTGGAAGGCCGGCCCCGGCAAGACGGTCGGCATCGTCGGCATCGGCGGCCTGGGCCACATGGGCATCAAGCTGGCGCGCGCGATGGGCGCGCACGTGGTCGCGTTCACGACCTCGGAATCGAAACGCCAGAACGCCGAAGCCCTGGGCGCGCACGAAGTGGTGGTGTCGAAGGACCCGGCGGCGATGGCCGCGCGTGCGAAGACGCTGGACCTGATCGTCAACACCGTGGCGGCCCCGCACGACCTCGACGCCTACCTGACCCTGCTGAAGCGCGACGGCACCATGGTGCTGGTCGGCGCGCCGGCCACGCCGCACCCGTCGCCGCAGGTGTTCAACCTGATCATGAAGCGCCGCGCGCTGGCCGGCTCGATGATCGGCGGGATCCCGGAAACCCAGGAGATGCTGGACTTCTGCGCCGAACACGGCATCGTCGCCGACATCGAGATGATCCGCGCAGACGAGATCAACGCCGCCTACGAGCGCATGCTCAAGGGCGACGTGAAGTACCGCTTCGTGATCGACAGCGCCACGCTGGCGGCCTAA